A DNA window from Solanum lycopersicum chromosome 3, SLM_r2.1 contains the following coding sequences:
- the LOC101267208 gene encoding uncharacterized protein, which produces MASTSITNNVPSLPNPNFEIFDGKDFSRWSGKMELFLRRLKLAYVLEKPCPEAPSSVVATDEATLIKEQIAKWQDDDYLFKNYILGGIFNKYYDQYYIKCKFAKEIWDTLKTIHLVEEASSKKFFVSNYMEFKMVDDKSITEQVQEFQLIANKIVITRIALDENFQVGAIVSKLPPSWKEYRSKLLYKKEDLTLEQLLQHLQIE; this is translated from the coding sequence ATGGCATCCACATCAATAACGAACAATGTTCCATCTTTGCCTAAtcctaattttgaaatatttgatggaaaagaCTTTTCTAGATGGAGTGGAAAGATGGAACTCTTTTTAAGACGATTAAAGTTAGCGTATGTTCTTGAGAAACCTTGTCCTGAGGCTCCTAGTTCTGTGGTAGCAACGGACGAGGCTACtttaattaaagaacaaattGCCAAATGGCAAGATGATGATTACTTATTCAAGAATTATATTCTTGGAggaattttcaataaatattatgatcaatattatattaagtgTAAATTTGCTAAGGAGATTTGGGATACTCTTAAAACTATTCATTTAGTAGAAGAGGCGAGttcaaagaaattttttgtttcaaattataTGGAGTTCAAAATGGTTGATGACAAGTCAATCACTGAACAAGTACAAGAATTTCAACTTATAgctaataaaattgttataactAGAATTGCTCTTGATGAAAACTTTCAAGTTGGTGCGATTGTCTCAAAACTTCCTCCATCTTGGAAAGAGTACAGAAGCAAACTCTTATACAAGAAGGAAGATTTGACTCTTGAACAATTATTGCAACACTTGCAAATTGAATAA